One window of Magallana gigas chromosome 2, xbMagGiga1.1, whole genome shotgun sequence genomic DNA carries:
- the LOC136272085 gene encoding myb/SANT-like DNA-binding domain-containing protein 4 encodes MGALLCLVLVKSPCLHVYMLSYLQNHTTMSRPKRSPNFTNAEIIILTEEVKKRKDIIFSKHNSTVTNQAKKREWDLICTKVNSVNSSFSRTADDLKKKWSVLGSDTKKMFSKIKREERKTGGGKLPADCFVTPVEDKIQSIIGETAISGIDGGIDTLVVDKEQNESDDMQGRGGLIITEAPAAEELPESPAHSSLNDTPTSSSIIPTSTFISAKKRKIDKTPSLELIEVEKERLEIEKNRLEVEKKRLHIEEQRLVIEQTRLQLEQEKHSIKLCQLGIISNATITSQQ; translated from the exons ATGGGTGCACTTCTTTGTCTAGTCCTTGTAAAAAGTCCGTGCTTACACGTATACATGCTTTCGTATTTACAAAATCACACCACAATGTCTCGACCAAAGAGAAGTCCGAATTTTACAAACGCGGAGATTATCATCTTAACAGAAGAAgtgaagaaaagaaaagatattATATTCTCCAAACACAACTCAACTGTGACAAATCAGGCGAAAAAACGGGAATGGGacttaatttgtacaaaagtgAATTCGGTTAACAGCTCATTTTCACGTACAGCAGACGACCTCAAAAAGAAATGGAGTGTCCTCGGCAGTGAcacaaagaaaatgttttcCAAAATTAAACGAGAGGAAAGAAAAACCGGTGGTGGTAAATTGCCGGCGGATTGTTTTGTTACCCCTGTAGAGGACAAGATCCAGTCAATCATTGGAGAAACTGCGATATCAGGGATAGACGGGGGCATCGACACTCTTGTTGTTGACAAGGAGCAAA ATGAATCCGATGATATGCAAGGAAGAGGTGGGCTCATCATAACAGAAGCTCCAGCAGCCGAGGAGTTACCGGAATCACCAGCACACTCTTCTCTGAATGACACACCAACATCAAGTTCAATCATACCTACATCAACCTTCATAAGcg caAAGAAACGTAAGATTGACAAAACGCCATCACTAGAACTGATTGAAGTTGAAAAAGAAAGATTAGAAATAGAGAAGAATAGGCTGGAAGTTGAAAAGAAAAGGCTGCATATTGAAGAACAAAGGCTCGTTATCGAACAAACAAGACTGCAGTTGGAGCAAGAGAAACACAGCATAAAACTTTGTCAGCTTGGAATTATTTCCAATGCCACAATCACTTCACagcaataa